ACCAGATAAAATATCTTTTTTTGCGCTACCAATGAGGGTATCGTTACCTGCACCGCCATAAAGCCAGACACGGCCTAAAGTGAACGCTGATGCATCTAAAGTGTTATTACCATTACCACCAGCCAATATTGCCTGTTCAATATTGATAAAAGTATCACTTCCTAACCCAACAAGTTGAGTGTTAGTGAGGGTGAAATTAACATCTGCTGTTTCTCTTAATACATCTATACCGTCACCACCATCAATGGTATCGTCGCCCCCATTACCGGACAAATTATCATTACCAGCACCTCCTTGAATAATATCATTATCCGTACCGCCAGAGAGGTTGTCATGACTTGCACCACCTTTAAGCGTATCATTACCAGCACCGCCGAACAGCGAGACGCTACCTAAAGTGAACTCTGATGCATCTAGAGTGTTATCACCATTACCACCAGCTAGCCTTGCTTGTTCAATGTTTCTAAGAGTGTCGCTTCCTAAACCAATCAGTTGAGTATTCGTTAGGGTGAAGTTGACATCTGCCGTTTCATTCAGCATATCAATACCATCGCCACCATCAATGGTATCGTCTCCTGCACCACCAAATATAGTGTCAGCACCACTACCACCGTTTAGAATATCATTTCCACCCCGCCCATACAGGGAATCGTTTCCTTCATAACCGTTAATCTCATCTGCTGCTGCACTACCAGTTAGCGTATCGTTTGCAGATGTACCATTAATAATGTTAGTATTTAATAGCCCAATTTCTGAAGCAGTAGAGGACAGTGCCACAGAAGTATTAATTTCACCAACTTTAACTTCCAGTTCCCAGTCTCCCCCAAGAATGCTGCTGCCAGTCAAGTCATTAGAAGCAGCAATGTTAGCACCAGTCAAAGAATGCAATCGCTTAAGAAAATTTTGTCCATCATTGCTTGCACCAACATTACAGCCGTAGAGGAAGAGATTAGGCAATTGGGGAGAATTGGAGGATTGGGAAAACCAAGCTTTTAATTGTTCGGTATAGTGTTCTAACGTACCGAGACTCAACTGAGTGTTGCCCAAGTAAAGCGTACCAGGAGAACCATGCGAAACGATATGAACATTTTCAATTCCACGGCATTGCAGTAAAACCTGCGTGATTTGTTCTACCCCATTCTGTTTGGAGTCAAGAACAACTACCTCAATTTCTGGTGCTACTCCCTTCAACAAGAGTTCGTAATTTTTTACTGATGAGTCTATAAAAAGAACACTTGTAGCTTTAGTATTCATAACTTTAACGTGGATATTCCTTGAAAAATTTGTTTATATATTGGTCAAAAAAGAGTAAAGAACCAGAAATTCCTTACCTAACTCTTTTGGAGATATTGGTTACTTCTAAGCAGGTTTTTACTAAAAAAACTTATAAATACCTCTTACTTAAACTATATTGCCCGATCTCTACTATCGGTTACCTTGAGGAAAATGCTGAAATTCGACCGAAGAAATTTAAATCTTTGCTTCATATAAAAAAATGAATATATTTAAATTACTTGATTTCAGATAAAAAGTTTTTTATAAGATAAAATCTTTATAAAGTAAGGATTAGCTACTTAAGTATTAACCTGATTAGTTATCAAAAAAATTACGAAGATATTTAATTTTAGAAAAAATTTGTATGTATGGATTTCTCTCAAGCACACGATTTTTTAATGTTTACTATAACAATATGAGACACTAATCTTAAAATAGGTTAAAATGGCAAATTTACCACTAACTCTACCCGTTCTCTAAACTTACACTTTTGTCTCGGCAATACCGAGTACTTAGGGCCGCAAAACAATTCCTATCCGGTTCAATACAAACAACTCTGTTTGCAAGCTGCTTAAAGACCCAGGTTTTGTCACCATGATTAGCTCCGATATCGAACACCGTATCAAGATTTGTGCCCAAAGCATCTCTATAGAAAGCTAAGTCATTATTGAGTGCCTTAATATAAGCAGGGTTCTTGTACTTCAGTAACCAATAATAAAATGTAGAGTATCTAAAACTGTTATAGATGCCAAATTGTAAGAAAGTTTTCTTCAAAAATGATTTTATTGTCATAAATTTTGCTTGCGATCGGCGTACTTTAATATTAAAGGGACTTGACGTATTCAGGCGAGCGCCACCTCCTGAAGCCACTTTATCATTCCGCACATCCCGTAAGCCTGTCAACCCGAGGGACAGAGGAAAGCTCATAATAATGAGATAGACTGAAGTTATGCTTCTTGATGCAAAAAATATATTGCATATCTCGTTGATTCAACATCCCAAGATTCTATTAGGCACTTCACTGTAAGCATAAAAAAGATCTCAAAAGTTGTTGCACTCAACTAGTTCTACTAATAAGCGTGGCAACCGTGTTGGTTTGAGTCACAACGAGTTTGGTAAGTTCACCAATATTAAGTGCTTGCTGCTTAGCTACTTCTAGATGACCATTCACGGCGCTAGTAAGTTCACTAATGCGGTCAGCCAGTCTATCAATTTTGTCACCCAACCGCTCGATTTTGATATCGATCGCAGTGAGATGCTCGGACATTAATCCAACCTGGATCTCAATCCGGTCAGCAGACTGCCGCATCCCCAACACGGCATCGTTAACTTGACGTTCAATTCGGTCTGTAGTCTGCTGCATCCCTTCTAAAGCACGGTCAACATTCTGACCCATACGGTCAACATTCTGAGTAGTTTGCTCTACTGTCGCAACCAACGCACTAAGTTGACGGTCTGTCACCTCACGACTGGCAGCGATCGCATCCATAACGCGGTTAATTACATTACTACTAGATTCAGTCACTTACTTTTCCTTATATTTTACCCCAGGATCTTCTTGAGAAAATCATAGCCTAAAAAACTTAAGAAGATTACTGTATTGACGCTTCAAATACTGTTGCCCTAAGTGCGATCGCTACATCGGTCACAACTACTCATTTACATTTCTTTATGTTTTTGTTAATTTTTTTAATATGTCCTCATAAAATCGCTCATCATTAACATTGCAAACATGAAAACCACTGCCCTTCTGACCGACATCTTCAAACCCAACTTCAATCCCAGTGTTGCTTCTCAAACAGCTTGGGCGATTCTGAGAGTCGTCGTTGGCATCATCATGATCCACAACGGGTTAGACAAACTAGGTAACATCGAAAGCTTCTCCCAAGCCTACGTCGAGGTCATTGGTTTACCCTTTCCCCTGTTTTTCAGCTACCTAGCAGCATTCACCGAACTCCTAGGCGCACCATTAGTCGCCATTGGTTTGTTTACCCGTGTAGCATCACTGGGTTTGTTCTCAACCATGTGTGTTGCTATATACCATCACATTCTAGTTGCTGGCTTAAACATTTCCTACCTAGAACTGTCTTTAATTTATGCAACTTGCTTTCTCTTCCTCACCATCAATGGTGCAGGTCTATTTTCCACCGACGCCTTAATTGCCAACTGGCTAGATGCCAATTCCCTATCCATCCAAGCCAAGCAAATCATGCGTCTGGAGAAGTCTTATCAAGCAGCAAGCGCTGAGCCAGTAAGCAGTAACCAGTAACCAGTGACCAAATAATTCGTAATTGAAGCCAATAATTACGAATTACTAATGACTAATTATTTTGTGGGAAGGTTGTCCCCTCAGGGTTTGCTAAGCCGATAATTCCATAACTAGCACAGCCTTAGTAAACCTAATTCTCGTGGGGTGGGCGTCCTCGCCCGCCCTTTTGTGCAAATTCAAAGTTTTCTATAATGAGATAGCTGTTACCGCTTCATGGGAGATGTCAGTGTTATGGAAACAATTTATAGAATTGACAGGCAAAACTCATCATACTGTTATCCTCTAATAGAAACATCCGATTTAGAGGAAACATTTATACAACTAGCAGAACAATGGCGACGGGAGACAGGGATGATTTCTTTAGTGACCAAAATGGTCATGCACCCAGCTTACCAACGAATTATTGGCATGGGACACCCTGTGGTTCCGCTAATTTTGCGCGAACTTGAAAATGAACCTGACCATTGGTTTTGGGCATTACAATCAATCACAGGTGCGAATCCCGTTCCGCCTGAACAACGCGGTAATTTAAAGCAAATGGCAACGGTGTGGATACAATGGGGCAAGGAGCATGGCTACAGATGTTGAATCCTCCCTAAACTAAAGCCACAGGGAAGATGTCAAGTGTATTCCACAAATTACACGGGATTGCTATAGTACGACAAAAAATAGAATATTATGATAAACGATTTCAAAACTTTAGGAAAGTGAAGTATGGTTAATGCAACTTATGACGACATCTTTGGTGCAGCCCTTGCTTTGCCACCAGGACTAAGAGCAATGCTAGCTGAACATTTGCTTAAAAGCTTGGATGCAGACAAGCAGATGGAATTGGATGAGCTTTGGGCAGAAGAGGTAGAAAAGAGAGTTCAAGAAATTGAACAAGGTGTTGTAACTCCAGTAGCAGGAGCGCAAATTTTGCACGAACTAAGATCGAGACAAAAGAAATAATTATGGCATATGACTTTCATCCTGAGGCTAAACGTGAGTTAGAGAATGCGGTTGCTTATTATGACAATATCAATACCGAATTAGGTGATACCTTATTAAACGAAGTTGAACAAAGTTTAGAGCGAATTGTTAAATTTCCAGAAGCTTGGTCTAAGTTATCAAAGAATACAAGACGTTGCCGATTAGTAGGCTTCCCTTATGGAATTGTCTACCAAGTGGTGAATGAACGAGTTTTGGTACTTGCCTTCATGCATCTTCAACAAAAACCTAACTACTGGATGGATCGAATATAAACAAACAATCTAGCCATTTTCTTCCTCATCTGATGCCAAAGAACTGCGTAATTCACGGATAGCTACACCTGTGCCGCGATCGCTTGCTGCTTTTAAGCATTGAGTGATAAGAGTTCTTAAATCCACATTAGGGAAGTAGCGGCTGGTTGGTTGCAGTTGGTATTCATTTTCCTGCAAACCATAAATTGACAATCGATCGCGTTTGAATAGCCAAACCTCTGGGATACGATAAGGGGTATAATCGTTGAAATCGGTATATGAAGTGACATCAATTTCAATTGCTAAATCGGGTGATGGGTCAGTGTCCCAGTCCAATCTATCTCGTCCCACCACTGCTTGCCAATTATCGATATAAAAGCAATAATCTGGCTCAATGCCACTTTCAGAAGGCAATTGCATTGTAATAGGAGTAAATGCTTCGTAATTGCGGTTTTGGGCATCAAGTAAAACTTTAACAACATCTGCCAAAATATTAGCCTCACGTCCATGTTTGGGCAGTGGTGACATGAGTAAAATTTCTCCAGTGCGGTACTTAATACGTGGAATAGAGGAATCGCCTCGACTATCGCAAAGGGTACGATACAGTTGCCAGGAACCGGGCATTCGCACCAACGTTCCGGAGGGTAGCTGAATTTTTTCGCTCGAAATTACGGCGTACATAGTTTTGATGATAAAATAGCAATATTAACCTTGCTCTTCATATTTTTTAATTTTTTCATACAAACTATCGACAGTTTCATCGGCAAAAAGTTGCTCTTTCAATTTGAGATAATCGCCCTCACTCAGCTTACAAGCAGCCCAGAAGCGCAAGACTTTTGATGGTTCTAAATGTGTCATTAACACTTGCATAGCTTCTTGTAAGATCTGCTGTTCGTCATGTACCTTGATAGTCATCTTCTACCTCTAAAATAAAATTGGTTGGATTTATGACTCGAAAAGTTAATTTTTGGCAGCGATTGATTAATCTTTTATCAGAGGTGATAAGATAATTAGTCCCAGAAGCTTCCGCGCAGGCAACATGAAGAGCATCAATTGCTTTCAATCCTTGTTGTTCAAGTTGTTTAGCTCTTTGTTTAATCGTTTCATCTGCTTGTTGTCTGACAGTAGCCATTTGTAAGTATTGCTGCATTGCTTGTTGTTTAAGAGGAAATGGGTTTCGGCTATTTTCATACTCTAAAACTGAAGAACTCACTAATTCAATTGATTTGCCCTCAATCATTTGTAAAATTAAAATAACTGCTTGTGTCTCCAAAAATATCTTTGGCTGTGTCTGGTCATCAAAAGGACGATTATAAATACTTGTATCTAAATAAACTCTGGTCATGAGGGAGTTTCTACTATTCTATCTATCAAGCTTGGGAGCGATCGCTCTGTTATAGAGTTTTGGGTAAATATGGAACGGTTGGCGGTATCCACCCTACAGTACTGAGATTCACAACATCTGCCAAAATATTAGCTTCACGTCCATGTTTGGGCAGTGGAGACATGAGTAAAATTTCTCCAGTGCGGTACTTAATACGTGGAATAGAAGAATTGCCTCGACTATCGCAAAGGGTACGATACAGTTGCCAAGAACCGGGCATTCGCACCAACGTTCCGGAGGGTAGCTGAATTTTTTCGCTCGAAATTACGGCGTACATAGTTTTGATGGGGCGTTGTATCCCCATAATAAACAATTTAGCCCCCTCGCCCGTGGGAGAGGGGGTTGGGGGTGAGGGCAAAACTTACAACTTCACAGAAAACTTCCCATTGCCATTCTGAATCACCACAGAATCCCCAACAGTATACCTACGAGTATCCATCACCTCCACAGCCCTAGGGTCACCAATCGCACTTTCCTTCTTCTCAGAAGTCTTAAACACTGCAACCGAATCCTGCAATTGCCGAGCCACATCCACAGTTTGCTCCAACGAACTAGAAACCAAGCGAGAGAATTCACTCGTATGGAAAGAATCATTAGCAATCTGCTTCATCAACGATGCCACAAGTTGTGAAGTTTGCGCTTGCGACACCGTTGCATCAGAAATTAACTGCACCAACTCATCAATCTGGCGAGACACATCTAAAATTTCCCCAAGCTGCATCTTAGCATCTCTCACCAAATCCGTACCTTCCACCACCTGTATCATTCCCTCTTCCACAGCTTTCACCACTTCCGTGGTTTCTAACTGGATATTATCCACAATTTGCTCAATTTCTTGAGTTGCTTGTGCCGACTGGGCTGCTAATAGACTCACTTCTTCTGCCACCACACCAAAAGCCCGACCTTCCTCACCTGCCTTTGCTGCTTCAATACTGGTATTTATTGCAATAATATTAGTCTGCACAGCAATTTGCTTAATCAAAGCCACCACTTTGTAAATCTCTTGGGAAGTTTCACCCAAACGATTCACCTTCCTAGCCGCTTCTGCCATGGTTAAACGCAGATTCATAATGCTATTAACCGTCAGATCCATGGAAGTCTTCCCAAATTCAGCAGTTGTGGATGCGGTGCGAGCCATGATAGCGGCTTGGTGGGCGCTATCTGCTACAGCTTGAATTGAAAGCACCATTGCATCGAGGGACTGTAAAGTGTTGGTAATTTCCTCCGCTTGTTTGAGGGCATCATCAGCCAACAAACGCATTGCCTCTGAGTTTTCCCCAACGTAAACATTTACCTGTTCGGCGGTGTGCTTTACCTGAGCCACAATGTGCCGCAAATTTTTAATAATGGCATTGAAAAAATCAGCCACAACCCCAATTTCACCCATAGAAATTTCCGCACACACAGTCAGGTTACCCTTGGAGACTTCCTGCACATCATTGAGCAATGCCAGCACTTGCTGTTGCAACGTTTCCTTACTGTGCCGCAACATTTCTTGTGTCTGCATTTTCTCCGTAATATCCGATAGTATGCCGATAAAATTAATGACCTTTTCCGAAGCATCCCGTACTGGTGAAATCGTCAACTGATTCCAAAAAGGAGTCCCATCTTTACGATAATTCTTAATCGCAACCTGGCAATCACGCTCTTCCCTAACAGCATCCTGTATCTCTTTAACCGTTGCAGGATCTGTCTCCAGTCCTTGCAAGAAACACCAGTTTTGCCCCAGTGCTTCTTCTTGTGAGTAGCCAGTTATTGTTTCAAATGCCGCATTGCAAAAGATAATGGGGTTATTTGCCTGACGCGGATCTGTTATTGCAATACCATTGCTAGCTGCAGCAATAGCGCGATCACGCAACCGTAAAACTTCCTGTGCTTGCTGCAATTCGTGCAACAGATTTGCCTGTTCTAAAGCAATCCCCACCTGAATTGCCAATTGGCGGAATAACTCAACCTCCGTCTTTTGCCAAACCCGAAAACTGCAGCACTGATGACAAAACAGCAAGCCATGAAGCTGATTGTTAATCAAAATAGGCGCAGCCATATAAGCCTTAATCTGAAAGCGTTCTAGAATCTCCAGATGAGTTTGAGCAAAACCAACATCGTAAATGTTGTTAGTTACCCAAACTCGACCACCGTTGTGAGTTTCAAGATAACGTTCCCAAAAAGAATCATTCACCGTATACCCTACAAGATGATTCCAATTTGACGCTACCGCCTCAGCAATAATCGTCCCACTCCAGTCAGGATTAAACTTGTAAATAATAACTCGGTCTGCATCCAAAGCTTGCTGCACTTCATTCACAGCCGTGTTCAGAACATCATCCAACTTTAAAGAACGGCGAATGCGGAGAGTCATTTCTGTAAATTGCTGCGCCCGCAAAACTTCCGCTTCTTGCTGTCTCAACAGTATAGCTTGCGCTGACATCCGTCGGTCGATAAAAGATGTCAGCAGCGTAAATCCCAAAATAATCAGGGTAGACACCCCAATACCAGCCGCTAGCAGGGTTAAAGAGGAATTTGCCTGACTTGCCAACACCGAACCCACAACCTGAGTTGGCTGGAAAGAAGCAGCTGCCATCCCTGTATAATGCGTACCAGCGATCGCACTCCCCATCACCAGCGCACTTAATATCCGCGATGACCTTTCCGTGCGGCTCGTTTGCATCCGCTTGTGAAAAGCAATCCACAAAGCGGCGATCGCTGCTGCGATCGCAATCCCCACTGACAGTAAAAACAGCACGGGATTGTAATGAATATGCGCCTCTATCCGCATTGCCGCCATCCCAATATAGTGCATGGCAGCAATCCCCAGACCCATTAACACACCCCCAAACAACAAGCGCCGCCAACTCAAAAATTGGCGACTGGCAAGGAATAGCGCTCCTCCTGAAGCTACTATCACAGGCAGTGTTGAGAAAATCACCGTTCCCACATCATAGGCAATCGGTACTGGCAAATGAAAAGCAAGCATAGCAACAAAGTGCATCGACCAGATACCAAGCCCCATCGTGATGCTACCACCAATCAACCAAGCCAACCTGACCCTTTTCTCCGTAGCCGTCACTCGCCCTGCTAGGTCTAAAGCCGTGTAAGATGCCAGTACTGCGATCGCTATAGATAGCGCTATTAAGCCCTGGTCGTAGGTGCTACTCATCATTGCCGCATTCCCCTGGTGTTCTAAAACAATCTTTTTGAAATAGTTTATTGAACTCTTTTTTTGTATCTTGTATTACCAGTAACCTAGAAATACAAACAGACATACGAATAAATTCGGTAGTGCTTTTAGTGAGCGATCGTCATTTTTCATAAGAGACATTCTTGCACAAAAAAAAAAATTGCAAAAGCTCTCCTACATAAATTTTATTTAATAAATAAAAATTCCAAAAATAAAAGCCGTAAGCAAGATATACTCGCGCTCACGGCTGAACCGCTATTATCCCCATTTGAACTCTCTATATCTTTATTTAAACCATAGAAACTGCATTTTTGTCCAGTAGGAAAAGTAGGTTACTTACTGTATTTTCAAAATAAATTTCATATAAAAAGTAGGAAAAGGCTTCAAGAGAAACATATTTGAATGTATTCAAAATATATAGCAATCCCAAATCATTTGTAAAAGGCGAGAAATCCGGTATCTCAAAGATACATAGGTTTCTGGGGTTTCGCAATTATGACAAATCAAATAAGATTGCTATCTATAATATCCAGCTATTTTTTTATGAAAAAATATTATTTTCTCAGTTACTATCATCTCAAAGAAGTGTTTTTCAATTCATAAATTGAAAATTGAAAATAGGAAGTAGGGTAAGCTTCCAGCCTGCGGAGTTTCAAGGACAGGCAGGATGCCCGTTCCACAAGAACAAGGATATGATACCCATCTCTCGTTCCCAAGCTTCGCTTGGGAATGACTGCACGGAAAGCAACGCCAGACGAAATGAAGTCGAGGTAGTCGCGATGAAAAAATTTCATCACCAATCATGAAAATCCCTCTTCCGCATTCCCTACTCCCCACTCCCTTTTTCAAGACAGTCATTTTGCCGCATATAATTAGAGATATGGATTTATGAGGATGTTTTATGATTTCCGCTAATACGCCGCAACCAATGGTTCAATTGGAAGCTAGCGTTGCTCCAGAGATAAAAGCCCTGTGGCAAAAAGCGGCTGATTTGGAGGGGGTCACCTTAACAGATTTTGTCATCGCTAGCGCTCAAGCAGCAGCTTGTAAGATTATTGAGCAGTATCAAACGCTGAAACTGAGTTTAGAAAACAGCGAGGCTCTTGTGGAAGCGCTTTTAAATCCGCCTCAACCCTCAGATGCTCTCATCGCTGCAGCTTCACGTTACAAGCAAGTGATGCAAAATCATGACACTAACGATTGAGTTGCTTGATACCAAAAAGCATAATCGCGCTTTGT
This genomic interval from Scytonema hofmannii PCC 7110 contains the following:
- a CDS encoding DoxX family protein, producing MKTTALLTDIFKPNFNPSVASQTAWAILRVVVGIIMIHNGLDKLGNIESFSQAYVEVIGLPFPLFFSYLAAFTELLGAPLVAIGLFTRVASLGLFSTMCVAIYHHILVAGLNISYLELSLIYATCFLFLTINGAGLFSTDALIANWLDANSLSIQAKQIMRLEKSYQAASAEPVSSNQ
- a CDS encoding addiction module protein, whose protein sequence is MVNATYDDIFGAALALPPGLRAMLAEHLLKSLDADKQMELDELWAEEVEKRVQEIEQGVVTPVAGAQILHELRSRQKK
- a CDS encoding type II toxin-antitoxin system RelE/ParE family toxin, with product MAYDFHPEAKRELENAVAYYDNINTELGDTLLNEVEQSLERIVKFPEAWSKLSKNTRRCRLVGFPYGIVYQVVNERVLVLAFMHLQQKPNYWMDRI
- a CDS encoding Uma2 family endonuclease — translated: MYAVISSEKIQLPSGTLVRMPGSWQLYRTLCDSRGDSSIPRIKYRTGEILLMSPLPKHGREANILADVVKVLLDAQNRNYEAFTPITMQLPSESGIEPDYCFYIDNWQAVVGRDRLDWDTDPSPDLAIEIDVTSYTDFNDYTPYRIPEVWLFKRDRLSIYGLQENEYQLQPTSRYFPNVDLRTLITQCLKAASDRGTGVAIRELRSSLASDEEENG
- a CDS encoding type II toxin-antitoxin system VapC family toxin, encoding MTRVYLDTSIYNRPFDDQTQPKIFLETQAVILILQMIEGKSIELVSSSVLEYENSRNPFPLKQQAMQQYLQMATVRQQADETIKQRAKQLEQQGLKAIDALHVACAEASGTNYLITSDKRLINRCQKLTFRVINPTNFILEVEDDYQGT
- a CDS encoding MHYT domain-containing protein, whose amino-acid sequence is MMSSTYDQGLIALSIAIAVLASYTALDLAGRVTATEKRVRLAWLIGGSITMGLGIWSMHFVAMLAFHLPVPIAYDVGTVIFSTLPVIVASGGALFLASRQFLSWRRLLFGGVLMGLGIAAMHYIGMAAMRIEAHIHYNPVLFLLSVGIAIAAAIAALWIAFHKRMQTSRTERSSRILSALVMGSAIAGTHYTGMAAASFQPTQVVGSVLASQANSSLTLLAAGIGVSTLIILGFTLLTSFIDRRMSAQAILLRQQEAEVLRAQQFTEMTLRIRRSLKLDDVLNTAVNEVQQALDADRVIIYKFNPDWSGTIIAEAVASNWNHLVGYTVNDSFWERYLETHNGGRVWVTNNIYDVGFAQTHLEILERFQIKAYMAAPILINNQLHGLLFCHQCCSFRVWQKTEVELFRQLAIQVGIALEQANLLHELQQAQEVLRLRDRAIAAASNGIAITDPRQANNPIIFCNAAFETITGYSQEEALGQNWCFLQGLETDPATVKEIQDAVREERDCQVAIKNYRKDGTPFWNQLTISPVRDASEKVINFIGILSDITEKMQTQEMLRHSKETLQQQVLALLNDVQEVSKGNLTVCAEISMGEIGVVADFFNAIIKNLRHIVAQVKHTAEQVNVYVGENSEAMRLLADDALKQAEEITNTLQSLDAMVLSIQAVADSAHQAAIMARTASTTAEFGKTSMDLTVNSIMNLRLTMAEAARKVNRLGETSQEIYKVVALIKQIAVQTNIIAINTSIEAAKAGEEGRAFGVVAEEVSLLAAQSAQATQEIEQIVDNIQLETTEVVKAVEEGMIQVVEGTDLVRDAKMQLGEILDVSRQIDELVQLISDATVSQAQTSQLVASLMKQIANDSFHTSEFSRLVSSSLEQTVDVARQLQDSVAVFKTSEKKESAIGDPRAVEVMDTRRYTVGDSVVIQNGNGKFSVKL
- a CDS encoding DUF1778 domain-containing protein, whose protein sequence is MISANTPQPMVQLEASVAPEIKALWQKAADLEGVTLTDFVIASAQAAACKIIEQYQTLKLSLENSEALVEALLNPPQPSDALIAAASRYKQVMQNHDTND